From Streptomyces sp. NBC_00370, a single genomic window includes:
- a CDS encoding FAD-binding oxidoreductase has translation MAAGKDARTGAVVAGAGPARTVRPTTAAEVADVLRDTSGTVVPVGSGTKTGWAAPATSCDLLLRTTGLDRVVEHAPGDLVVVAEAGVRLDTLQRQLAGHGQMLALDPPEPGATLGGVVGANASGPRRLRYGTVRDLLIGVTVVLADGRTAKSGGKVVKNVAGYDLGKLYTGAHGGLGVVVSTTWRLHPLPPAARAVVVPVPDAAEAGRLAALVARSTLTPTAVELRWEAGRAAGTGSELVVLFESIEESVRAQSRAAVALLGGGAEADAPPSWFGARPSGGLVLRLAFEPFALPRVLAALPEASSGTASACTGVAYAAVPHTTDLAALRAAIAPYDGSAVVLEAPDDVRQGLDHWGPVADSFGLMTRVKDQFDPGRRLSPGRLIGGL, from the coding sequence ATGGCGGCAGGAAAAGACGCCCGGACGGGCGCCGTTGTCGCGGGTGCGGGCCCCGCGCGGACGGTCCGGCCGACGACGGCGGCCGAGGTCGCCGACGTCCTGCGCGACACGTCGGGCACGGTCGTGCCCGTCGGTTCGGGTACGAAGACCGGCTGGGCGGCCCCGGCCACCTCCTGCGACCTGCTGCTGCGCACCACAGGCCTGGACCGGGTGGTCGAGCACGCGCCGGGCGATCTCGTCGTCGTCGCCGAGGCGGGCGTACGTCTCGACACGCTCCAGCGGCAGCTCGCCGGACACGGCCAGATGCTGGCCCTCGACCCGCCGGAGCCCGGGGCCACGCTGGGCGGTGTCGTCGGCGCCAACGCCTCGGGCCCGCGCCGGCTGCGCTACGGCACGGTCCGGGACCTGCTCATCGGGGTGACCGTCGTGCTGGCCGACGGCAGGACGGCCAAGTCCGGCGGCAAGGTCGTCAAGAACGTCGCGGGCTACGACCTCGGCAAGCTCTACACCGGTGCGCACGGCGGCCTCGGCGTGGTCGTCTCGACGACCTGGCGGCTGCACCCGCTGCCTCCCGCGGCGCGCGCGGTCGTCGTACCGGTACCCGACGCGGCGGAGGCCGGCCGGCTCGCCGCGCTCGTGGCGCGCTCGACGCTCACCCCCACCGCGGTCGAACTGCGCTGGGAGGCGGGCCGGGCAGCCGGCACCGGCAGTGAACTCGTCGTGCTCTTCGAGAGCATCGAGGAGTCCGTGCGGGCGCAGTCGCGGGCGGCGGTCGCGCTGCTCGGCGGCGGCGCCGAGGCCGACGCACCCCCGTCCTGGTTCGGCGCGCGTCCCTCCGGCGGTCTCGTACTGCGGCTCGCCTTCGAGCCGTTCGCGCTGCCCCGGGTGTTGGCGGCGCTGCCCGAAGCCTCGTCGGGCACCGCCTCCGCCTGTACGGGAGTGGCGTACGCGGCCGTGCCGCACACCACCGACCTGGCGGCGCTGCGGGCCGCGATCGCACCGTACGACGGCTCGGCCGTCGTGCTGGAAGCGCCGGACGACGTACGGCAGGGGCTCGACCACTGGGGCCCGGTCGCCGACTCGTTCGGCCTGATGACACGTGTCAAGGACCAGTTCGACCCGGGCCGGCGGCTCTCGCCCGGCCGGCTGATCGGAGGGCTCTAG
- a CDS encoding MBL fold metallo-hydrolase — MSKSMRSRLALMTTALVLVGGSVAAAPVFAQGQGHSQASHRDFAAEILAAQTAAKNAAGLEHLGTLNRLCFLPPVNGAPSTTDTTPAYIDDPSKAPAKSTWYADSARAFDDLYFVGGSVHSAWILKTSAGLILIDSGYQYSAQTLIIDGMKKFGLDPKDIKYIIISHAHADHVGGVEVVQKATKNARVVMGSPDWDAIKAHPKTFKGQTPDFKTGIRVSKNTDLKLGGTTVHIIPTPGHTPGTLSMTFTVHDYGDPVTVAYSGGTALGFQNDKPDPGIANLQQYIDSAKKMQAAAVKAGATVIMSNHSEFDNAATKTKELAGRGAGPNPFVNGAASVKNYFDVSIQCAKADQLGLEADAAGK, encoded by the coding sequence ATGAGCAAGAGCATGAGATCCCGCCTCGCACTGATGACGACCGCACTCGTACTGGTCGGCGGCAGCGTCGCCGCAGCACCGGTGTTCGCACAGGGGCAGGGGCACTCACAGGCCTCGCACCGCGACTTCGCCGCGGAGATACTCGCGGCCCAGACGGCCGCCAAGAACGCGGCGGGACTCGAACACCTCGGCACCCTGAACCGGCTCTGCTTCCTGCCGCCGGTCAACGGAGCACCCAGCACCACCGACACCACACCCGCCTACATCGACGACCCTTCGAAGGCGCCCGCAAAGTCGACCTGGTACGCGGACTCGGCCCGCGCCTTCGACGACCTCTACTTCGTCGGCGGTTCGGTGCACAGCGCGTGGATCCTCAAGACCAGCGCGGGTCTCATCCTGATCGACTCGGGTTACCAGTACAGCGCGCAGACCCTGATCATCGACGGGATGAAGAAGTTCGGGCTCGACCCGAAGGACATCAAGTACATCATCATCTCCCACGCCCACGCCGACCACGTCGGTGGTGTGGAGGTGGTCCAGAAGGCGACCAAGAACGCCCGGGTGGTGATGGGTTCACCGGACTGGGACGCCATCAAGGCACATCCCAAGACGTTCAAGGGCCAGACCCCGGACTTCAAGACCGGGATCCGGGTCTCCAAGAACACCGATCTGAAGCTGGGCGGTACGACCGTCCACATCATCCCGACCCCGGGACACACCCCCGGCACCCTCTCCATGACCTTCACGGTCCATGACTACGGTGACCCGGTGACCGTCGCCTACTCGGGCGGCACGGCGCTCGGCTTCCAGAACGACAAGCCGGACCCCGGTATCGCCAACCTCCAGCAGTACATCGACTCGGCGAAGAAGATGCAGGCGGCCGCGGTGAAGGCCGGGGCGACCGTCATCATGTCCAACCACTCCGAGTTCGACAACGCCGCCACCAAGACGAAGGAACTCGCCGGCCGCGGCGCGGGGCCCAACCCGTTTGTGAACGGGGCCGCTTCGGTCAAGAACTACTTCGACGTGTCGATCCAGTGCGCGAAGGCCGATCAGCTCGGACTCGAAGCGGACGCCGCCGGGAAGTAG
- a CDS encoding TIGR04282 family arsenosugar biosynthesis glycosyltransferase, whose product MTHSEGSATLLVIAKEPVPGRVKTRLTPHFTHTEAAELAEAALGDTLRTVLQLPARRRVVVLEGRPGRWLPPGFEVVPQGTGGLDERLAAAFGGCQGPTVLIGMDTPQITPDLLAPALTAAGRQGAEAWFGPADDGGFWALGLAVPDPALLRGVPMSVPHTGAVQRGRLVAAGLTVQDLPRLRDVDTPDDAAYVSALAPHTAFAATYARLTAGRRAVAR is encoded by the coding sequence GTGACCCATTCAGAAGGATCAGCCACGCTGCTGGTCATTGCCAAGGAACCGGTGCCCGGCCGGGTGAAGACACGGCTCACCCCGCACTTCACCCACACCGAGGCGGCCGAACTGGCCGAGGCCGCGCTCGGTGACACACTGCGGACCGTGCTCCAACTGCCCGCCCGGCGGCGTGTGGTGGTGCTCGAAGGGCGCCCAGGGCGGTGGCTGCCGCCGGGCTTCGAGGTGGTGCCGCAGGGAACGGGCGGCCTCGACGAACGGCTCGCTGCCGCGTTCGGCGGCTGCCAGGGGCCCACCGTACTCATCGGGATGGACACCCCGCAGATCACTCCTGACCTGCTGGCCCCCGCACTCACCGCGGCCGGGCGGCAGGGCGCCGAAGCGTGGTTCGGGCCCGCCGACGACGGCGGGTTCTGGGCGCTGGGTCTCGCCGTGCCCGACCCGGCCCTGCTGCGCGGTGTGCCGATGTCGGTCCCGCACACCGGCGCCGTGCAGCGCGGCCGGCTGGTGGCGGCGGGGCTCACCGTCCAGGATCTGCCGAGGCTGCGCGACGTCGACACGCCGGACGACGCGGCGTACGTCAGCGCGCTCGCACCGCACACCGCCTTCGCCGCGACCTACGCGCGTCTGACCGCCGGCCGCAGGGCGGTGGCCCGATGA
- a CDS encoding glycosyltransferase family 2 protein, which yields MTVDVVLPCLDEALALPWVLNRIPEGWRAIVVDNGSRDGSAEIAAGLGATVVREQRRGFGAACHAGLLAAEAEFVCFCDCDASLDPGLLTSFVREVAAGEADLVLGRRRPEGPGAWPPHARAGNLALARMIRRRTGLPLRDLGPLRAARREALLALELTDRRSGYPLEMVVRAADNGWRVVERDVPYRPRTGRSKVTGTWRGTWHAVRDMRGVLTAAPVAPAADVHVR from the coding sequence ATGACCGTCGATGTCGTACTCCCCTGTCTCGACGAGGCGTTGGCGCTGCCGTGGGTACTGAACCGGATCCCCGAAGGGTGGCGGGCGATCGTCGTCGACAACGGCTCGCGTGACGGCTCGGCCGAGATCGCCGCCGGGCTCGGCGCGACCGTCGTACGGGAGCAGCGGCGCGGCTTCGGGGCCGCGTGCCATGCCGGACTGCTGGCCGCCGAGGCGGAGTTCGTGTGTTTCTGCGACTGTGACGCCTCGCTCGACCCGGGGCTGCTCACCTCCTTCGTACGGGAGGTGGCGGCCGGTGAGGCGGATCTGGTGCTGGGCCGCAGACGGCCCGAGGGGCCTGGTGCGTGGCCGCCGCACGCCAGGGCCGGCAATCTGGCGCTGGCCAGGATGATCCGCCGCAGGACCGGGCTGCCCCTGCGTGACCTGGGGCCTTTGCGGGCGGCGCGGCGCGAGGCGCTGCTGGCGCTGGAGCTGACCGACCGGCGCAGCGGCTATCCGCTGGAGATGGTCGTGCGGGCCGCCGACAACGGCTGGCGGGTGGTGGAGCGCGATGTGCCGTACCGGCCGCGCACGGGCAGGTCGAAGGTCACCGGCACCTGGCGCGGCACCTGGCACGCCGTGCGCGACATGCGCGGTGTGCTCACGGCCGCCCCGGTCGCACCGGCCGCAGACGTCCACGTTCGGTAA
- a CDS encoding FAD-linked oxidase C-terminal domain-containing protein codes for MANPGQTSQTVPATRDSPASPRSRALAERLRAVIGDGKVLTDPAQLRTYECDGLAAFRVRPGIVVLAAHRDDVVHTVRLCAEAGVPFVARGSGTGLSGGAVPVADGVLIVLSRLRAIVSVDPDNARVVVEPGVINLWVTREAAPYDQAYAPDPSSQQVCSIGGNVAENAGGAHCLKYGFTVNHVMGAEIVLPDGDVVHLGGTAPEHPGLDLLGAFVGSEGTLGVATQITVRTIRAPESVQTMLVGFHTVEDAAGTVSDIIAAGILPAAIEMMDALAIEAAEAAVRCGYPEGAVAVLVIELDGPQVEVDEQFRQVAQAAEARHAFETRIARDAAERALMWKGRKSAFAAVGRISPAYYVQDGVIPRTQLPEVLAEIGRLAEAADVRVANVFHAGDGNLHPLILFDDTVPGAAHDAEQLGFAILDLCVDAGGSITGEHGVGVEKKSKMSRQFTEDDLDTMQLVRCAFDPAGLANPGKLFPTPRLCGERPGVHTAADTHDPALGEVF; via the coding sequence ATGGCGAACCCAGGGCAGACCTCGCAGACCGTCCCGGCGACCCGGGACTCCCCGGCATCCCCCAGGTCGCGGGCGCTCGCCGAGCGGCTGCGCGCCGTCATCGGGGACGGCAAAGTACTCACGGACCCGGCCCAGTTGCGCACCTACGAGTGCGACGGGCTCGCGGCCTTCCGGGTCCGTCCCGGCATCGTTGTCCTCGCGGCGCACCGCGACGACGTGGTGCACACCGTACGGCTGTGCGCCGAGGCGGGTGTGCCGTTCGTGGCCCGGGGCTCCGGCACCGGGCTCTCCGGCGGGGCCGTGCCCGTGGCGGACGGTGTGCTCATCGTGCTGTCCCGGCTGCGGGCCATCGTCTCGGTCGACCCGGACAACGCCCGGGTCGTCGTGGAGCCGGGTGTCATCAATCTGTGGGTCACCCGGGAGGCGGCCCCCTACGACCAGGCGTACGCGCCCGACCCCTCGTCCCAGCAGGTGTGTTCCATCGGCGGCAATGTCGCGGAGAACGCGGGCGGCGCGCACTGCCTCAAGTACGGCTTCACCGTCAACCACGTGATGGGCGCCGAGATCGTTCTGCCGGACGGTGACGTCGTCCATCTCGGCGGTACGGCCCCCGAGCACCCGGGGCTCGACCTGCTCGGTGCCTTCGTCGGCAGCGAGGGCACCCTCGGGGTGGCCACGCAGATCACCGTCCGGACCATCCGGGCACCGGAGTCGGTGCAGACGATGCTGGTCGGCTTCCACACCGTCGAGGACGCGGCGGGCACGGTCAGCGACATCATCGCCGCCGGGATCCTGCCCGCCGCCATCGAGATGATGGACGCGCTGGCCATCGAGGCGGCGGAGGCGGCCGTACGCTGCGGCTACCCCGAAGGCGCCGTCGCCGTCCTCGTCATCGAACTCGACGGGCCCCAGGTCGAGGTGGACGAACAGTTCCGCCAGGTCGCACAAGCCGCCGAGGCGCGCCACGCCTTCGAGACCCGGATCGCGCGGGACGCGGCCGAACGGGCGCTGATGTGGAAGGGCCGCAAGTCCGCCTTCGCCGCCGTGGGCCGGATCAGCCCCGCCTACTACGTGCAGGACGGTGTCATCCCGCGCACCCAATTGCCGGAGGTGCTGGCGGAGATCGGCCGGCTCGCCGAGGCGGCCGACGTGCGGGTCGCCAACGTCTTCCACGCGGGTGACGGCAATCTGCACCCGCTCATCCTGTTCGACGACACCGTCCCCGGCGCCGCGCACGACGCCGAACAGCTCGGCTTCGCGATCCTCGACCTGTGCGTCGACGCCGGCGGGTCCATCACCGGGGAACACGGCGTCGGTGTGGAGAAGAAGTCCAAGATGAGCAGGCAGTTCACCGAGGACGACCTGGACACGATGCAACTCGTCCGCTGCGCCTTCGACCCGGCCGGTCTCGCCAATCCCGGAAAACTCTTTCCGACACCACGGTTGTGCGGCGAGCGGCCTGGCGTGCACACTGCCGCCGACACGCACGACCCGGCGCTGGGCGAGGTGTTCTGA
- a CDS encoding L-lactate permease, translated as MLLADYQQDYSPLNNSLGLSSLVAILPLLVLFVLLGVLRMKAWLASLISLVVSVVIAIWAYSMPLGDALNSGLLGAAFGFFPIMWIVINAIWVYNLTVETGHFDVLRRSFASISDDQRVQAIIIAFCFGALMEALAGFGTPVAISSVMLIALGFRPIKAATVALVANTAPVAFGAIAVPITTLSGVTGLPVDDLGAMVGRQTPVLALFVPLALVFIVDGKRGLRQTWPPALVCGAVFAVFQYLSSNFWSVQLADIIAALASALAVLVFTRVWHAKGSYTESEAAEEGSDGTGTEPGTGGVAAPAGGGGAGVVTRTRAEADRQTHDSPLEVFKAYAPYLIVIVVFVLATRVPAITGTPPAKAGETGSGIEAVTHIVNWPGLHILNEAGKPVATTFKLNYLSAAGTLLLISGLLSMAVLQMGPRRGLKAYGHTLDQLKFAILTVMLVLGLGYIMNESGATTTLGLWVAGAGGLFAFLSPILGWLGVAVTGSDTSSNSLFGALQITAAGQAHLSPTLMAAANSSGGVLGKMISPQNLAIAAAAVGLEGKEGVLFRKVIGWSLVFLLFMCVLVYLQSTAVLDWMVV; from the coding sequence ATGCTGTTGGCCGATTATCAACAGGACTACAGTCCGCTCAACAATTCGCTGGGGCTGTCGTCGCTCGTCGCGATCCTGCCGCTGCTCGTACTGTTCGTACTGCTCGGTGTGCTGCGTATGAAGGCGTGGCTGGCCTCGCTGATCTCGCTCGTCGTCTCCGTCGTCATCGCGATCTGGGCGTACTCGATGCCGCTCGGGGACGCGCTCAACAGCGGGCTCCTCGGGGCCGCCTTCGGGTTCTTCCCGATCATGTGGATCGTGATCAACGCAATCTGGGTCTACAACCTCACGGTGGAGACAGGCCACTTCGACGTGCTCCGCAGGTCGTTCGCCTCCATCAGCGACGACCAGCGGGTGCAGGCCATCATCATCGCCTTCTGCTTCGGCGCGCTGATGGAGGCCCTGGCCGGCTTCGGGACGCCGGTGGCGATCAGCTCGGTCATGCTGATAGCCCTGGGCTTCCGGCCCATCAAGGCGGCGACGGTCGCGCTGGTCGCCAACACGGCGCCGGTGGCGTTCGGCGCGATCGCCGTCCCCATCACCACGCTCTCCGGTGTCACGGGGCTGCCCGTGGACGACCTGGGTGCGATGGTGGGCCGGCAGACCCCGGTGCTCGCCCTGTTCGTGCCGCTCGCGCTGGTGTTCATCGTGGACGGCAAGCGGGGGCTGCGGCAGACCTGGCCGCCGGCCCTGGTGTGCGGTGCGGTCTTCGCCGTCTTCCAGTACCTGTCGTCGAACTTCTGGTCCGTACAACTCGCGGACATCATCGCCGCGCTGGCCTCGGCGCTGGCCGTGCTCGTCTTCACCCGGGTGTGGCACGCCAAGGGCAGTTACACGGAGAGTGAGGCGGCGGAAGAGGGGTCGGACGGTACCGGCACCGAGCCCGGCACCGGCGGCGTCGCCGCCCCGGCCGGCGGCGGTGGCGCCGGGGTCGTGACCCGGACCAGGGCCGAGGCCGACCGGCAGACGCACGACTCACCGCTGGAGGTCTTCAAGGCGTACGCGCCCTATCTCATCGTCATCGTCGTGTTCGTCCTGGCGACGCGAGTACCTGCGATCACCGGTACGCCGCCGGCCAAGGCGGGCGAGACGGGCAGCGGGATCGAGGCCGTGACCCATATCGTCAACTGGCCGGGGCTGCACATACTCAACGAGGCCGGCAAGCCGGTCGCGACGACGTTCAAGCTCAACTACCTGTCGGCGGCGGGCACGTTGCTGCTGATCTCGGGGCTGCTCAGCATGGCCGTCCTGCAGATGGGGCCCAGGCGCGGCCTCAAGGCCTACGGACACACCCTGGACCAGCTGAAGTTCGCGATCCTCACCGTGATGCTGGTGCTGGGCCTCGGCTACATCATGAACGAGTCGGGCGCCACGACGACGCTCGGTCTGTGGGTGGCGGGCGCCGGCGGTCTGTTCGCCTTCCTCTCGCCCATCCTCGGCTGGCTGGGCGTCGCGGTGACCGGCTCGGACACCTCGTCCAACTCCCTGTTCGGGGCACTGCAGATCACCGCTGCCGGGCAGGCGCACCTGTCGCCGACACTGATGGCGGCGGCGAACTCGTCGGGCGGTGTGCTGGGCAAGATGATCTCCCCGCAGAACCTGGCCATCGCGGCGGCGGCCGTCGGACTCGAAGGCAAGGAAGGGGTCCTGTTCCGCAAGGTCATCGGCTGGAGCCTGGTGTTCCTGCTGTTCATGTGTGTGCTCGTCTATCTGCAGAGCACCGCGGTACTGGACTGGATGGTGGTCTGA
- a CDS encoding heterodisulfide reductase-related iron-sulfur binding cluster, giving the protein MTGHTPAGDTPADQEPVDVPAAEHPTGAAGHLTAPRPIGTGQGGPIAPSAASATVALGMPGQGPPPDGAFDAHHPPDAALIGDCVHCGFCLPACPTYVLWGEEMDSPRGRIDIMKGGLEGDVFDESSVRHLDQCLGCMSCVTACPSGVQYDKLIEATRAQVERRVERPRAERLLRTAIYGLFPYPRRLRALRGPLRAYQASGLGRLLARSGLLGRLPLPLRAMESLAPKLGRVERIPERVPAVGTRRRTVGLLTGCVQGTFFPDVNAATVRVLAAEGCEVVVPARQSCCGALSAHAGREPEALRFAKRVIETFEAAGVDTVVVNAAGCGSNLKEYGHQLRDEPGWAARADALAAKARDITELLDELGPVAERHPLPMTVAYQDACHLAHAQSVRDQPRRLLGSIPGVELRELAEADICCGSAGTYNLLHPEPAGELGERKAKAVLATGAEVMVTANPGCWMQVATTLARMGERLPVAHTVQVLDASIRGVPVERLLAQALDGPGTVVSGAAPKHTGNPHTGAVQPASPS; this is encoded by the coding sequence ATGACCGGGCACACTCCCGCCGGGGACACCCCCGCCGACCAGGAACCCGTCGACGTACCGGCGGCCGAGCACCCCACCGGCGCGGCGGGACATCTCACCGCGCCCCGCCCCATCGGTACGGGCCAGGGCGGCCCGATCGCGCCCAGCGCGGCCTCCGCCACCGTCGCACTCGGCATGCCGGGTCAAGGGCCCCCGCCCGACGGCGCGTTCGACGCGCACCACCCGCCGGACGCCGCGCTGATCGGGGACTGTGTGCACTGCGGTTTCTGTCTGCCGGCCTGCCCCACCTATGTGTTGTGGGGCGAGGAGATGGACAGTCCGCGTGGCCGCATCGACATCATGAAGGGCGGCCTCGAAGGCGATGTGTTCGACGAGAGCAGTGTGCGCCATCTCGACCAGTGTCTCGGCTGTATGTCGTGTGTGACGGCCTGCCCGTCCGGGGTTCAGTACGACAAACTCATCGAGGCCACCCGGGCGCAGGTGGAGCGCAGGGTCGAACGCCCGCGCGCCGAGCGGCTGTTGCGCACCGCGATCTACGGTCTCTTCCCCTACCCCCGGCGGCTGCGGGCGCTGCGCGGTCCGCTGCGCGCCTATCAGGCCAGCGGTCTCGGGCGGTTGCTCGCACGCTCGGGGCTGCTCGGCCGACTGCCGCTGCCCCTGCGGGCGATGGAGTCACTGGCTCCCAAACTCGGCCGGGTGGAACGCATTCCGGAGCGGGTGCCGGCCGTCGGGACCCGGCGGCGCACCGTCGGCCTGCTCACCGGCTGTGTGCAGGGCACGTTCTTCCCCGACGTGAACGCGGCGACGGTACGGGTGCTGGCCGCCGAGGGCTGTGAGGTGGTCGTCCCCGCGCGGCAGAGCTGCTGCGGCGCGCTGTCGGCGCACGCGGGCCGGGAGCCGGAGGCGCTGCGCTTCGCCAAGCGGGTGATCGAGACGTTCGAGGCCGCTGGGGTCGACACGGTCGTCGTGAACGCGGCGGGCTGCGGCTCCAACCTGAAGGAGTACGGCCACCAGTTGCGCGACGAACCGGGGTGGGCGGCGCGGGCCGACGCGCTGGCCGCCAAGGCCAGGGACATCACCGAACTGCTCGACGAGCTGGGCCCGGTGGCCGAGCGCCATCCGCTGCCCATGACCGTCGCCTACCAGGACGCCTGCCATCTCGCGCACGCGCAGAGTGTGCGCGACCAGCCGCGCCGGCTGCTGGGGTCGATCCCCGGTGTGGAGCTGCGTGAGCTGGCCGAGGCCGACATCTGCTGCGGCAGCGCCGGCACGTACAACCTGCTGCATCCGGAGCCGGCCGGTGAGCTGGGCGAGCGCAAGGCCAAGGCCGTGCTGGCCACCGGCGCCGAGGTCATGGTGACGGCGAACCCCGGCTGCTGGATGCAGGTCGCCACCACGCTCGCCCGGATGGGCGAGCGGCTGCCCGTCGCCCACACCGTGCAGGTGCTGGACGCCTCGATCCGTGGTGTTCCCGTGGAGCGGCTGCTCGCGCAGGCCCTCGACGGGCCGGGGACCGTGGTGTCCGGCGCCGCCCCCAAGCACACCGGGAACCCCCACACCGGTGCCGTGCAACCCGCCTCCCCGTCCTAG
- a CDS encoding NAD-dependent epimerase/dehydratase family protein: MRVLVTGGAGFIGSHVVTALTAAGHEPVVLDALLPSAHPVAPPDPPAGWRHADVRDRAAVVRALAGVDAVCHQAAMVGLGTGFADAPDYVSCNDLGTATLLAAMAETGVTALVLAGSMVVYGEGRYDCPAHGRVAPGPRREADLAAGRFEPGCPRCAAPLVPGLIGEDAPADPRNVYAVTKLTQEQLAASWARATGGRALALRYHNVYGPGMPRDTPYAGVASFFRSALARGEAPQVFEDGGQRRDFVHVRDVARANVVALEALSGREPGGCRALNTGSGEPHTVGEMAEALATAHGGPGPVVTGEYRLGDVRHITASSERLRTELGWRPEVTFDAGMAEFAGAGLRAVAS, from the coding sequence ATGCGCGTACTTGTCACCGGTGGCGCGGGCTTCATCGGCTCGCACGTGGTCACCGCACTCACCGCCGCCGGTCATGAGCCGGTGGTCCTCGACGCCCTGCTGCCCTCGGCCCATCCGGTGGCGCCACCGGATCCGCCCGCAGGGTGGCGCCACGCCGACGTACGGGACCGGGCCGCCGTCGTACGGGCGCTGGCCGGTGTCGACGCCGTCTGCCACCAGGCGGCGATGGTCGGTCTCGGCACCGGCTTCGCCGACGCGCCGGACTATGTGAGCTGCAACGATCTGGGCACCGCGACGCTGTTGGCCGCCATGGCCGAGACCGGGGTCACGGCGCTGGTGCTCGCCGGGTCGATGGTCGTCTACGGCGAGGGCCGTTACGACTGTCCCGCGCACGGCCGGGTCGCACCCGGACCGCGCCGGGAGGCCGATCTGGCGGCCGGACGGTTCGAACCGGGCTGCCCGCGCTGCGCGGCCCCGCTGGTCCCCGGGCTGATCGGGGAGGACGCGCCGGCCGATCCGCGCAACGTGTACGCGGTGACCAAGCTGACCCAGGAGCAGCTGGCCGCGTCCTGGGCGCGGGCCACCGGCGGCCGGGCCCTCGCCCTGCGCTACCACAACGTCTACGGGCCCGGGATGCCGCGCGACACACCGTACGCGGGTGTGGCGTCGTTCTTCCGCTCGGCGCTGGCGCGCGGCGAGGCACCGCAGGTCTTCGAGGACGGCGGGCAGCGGCGGGACTTCGTACATGTACGGGACGTGGCGCGCGCCAACGTGGTTGCCCTGGAGGCCCTTTCGGGTCGGGAGCCGGGTGGGTGCCGCGCGCTCAACACCGGCAGCGGCGAGCCGCACACCGTGGGCGAGATGGCGGAAGCACTCGCGACGGCGCACGGCGGACCCGGCCCGGTGGTGACGGGTGAGTACCGGCTGGGCGACGTCCGGCACATCACCGCGTCCTCCGAGCGGCTGCGCACCGAACTGGGCTGGCGGCCCGAGGTCACGTTCGACGCGGGCATGGCGGAGTTCGCCGGGGCCGGACTGCGGGCGGTCGCTTCATGA
- a CDS encoding class I SAM-dependent methyltransferase, with protein MSTAVAWGADPYTEAVRSGRGPLFLRRSDGWLLPLDVERWCAVADAADLSALARCEGAVLDIGCGPGRLVAALAGRGHRALGIDVSHAAVDRTTLLGGVALRRSVFDPLPGEGRWDTALLVDGNVGIGGDPRALLVRAAELLAPQGLLIAETAPLDIDERVRVRVDDGRGTGGGTAEGSEDALFPWARIGVRALLRHARPLGWRPVDQWEAAGRPFVALRRAGVPRVREGNTG; from the coding sequence ATGAGTACGGCGGTGGCGTGGGGCGCCGATCCGTACACCGAGGCGGTACGCAGCGGCCGGGGCCCGCTGTTCCTGCGCCGCAGCGACGGCTGGCTGCTGCCGCTCGACGTGGAGCGGTGGTGCGCGGTCGCGGACGCGGCCGATCTGTCGGCGCTCGCCCGCTGCGAGGGCGCGGTGCTGGACATCGGGTGCGGCCCCGGCCGGCTGGTCGCCGCGCTCGCCGGGCGCGGTCATCGCGCGCTCGGCATCGACGTCAGCCACGCGGCGGTCGACCGGACCACGCTCCTCGGCGGTGTCGCGCTGCGCAGATCGGTCTTCGATCCGCTGCCGGGCGAGGGCCGTTGGGACACGGCGCTGCTCGTCGACGGCAATGTCGGCATCGGCGGCGACCCGCGCGCGCTGCTGGTGCGGGCGGCCGAACTGCTGGCGCCGCAGGGACTGCTCATCGCCGAGACGGCGCCGCTCGACATCGACGAGCGGGTGCGGGTCCGGGTGGACGACGGGCGCGGCACCGGCGGTGGCACCGCGGAGGGCTCCGAGGACGCGCTCTTCCCGTGGGCCAGGATCGGTGTCCGCGCCCTGCTGCGGCACGCGCGCCCGCTCGGCTGGCGGCCGGTGGACCAATGGGAGGCGGCCGGACGGCCGTTCGTGGCGCTGCGCAGAGCCGGTGTGCCGCGCGTACGGGAAGGGAACACCGGATGA